The genomic region CTGTTCGTTGGCCAGGGTGTCGCCGGCGATGACGATCTTGAAGCCGTTGTAGTCCGACGGGTTGTGGCTGCCGGTGAGCATCACGCCCGACTTGCCGGCCAGTACGTTGGCCGCGTAGTACAGCGCAGGCGTCGGCACCAGGCCCACGTCGCTGACATGGCAGCCGCTGTCGGCCAGGCCCTGGATCAGTTGCTCCACCAGCTCGGGGCCGGACAGGCGGCCATCACGGCCTACGGAAACATTGGGCTCGCCCTGGGCCAGGCTCTGGGAGCCAATGGCACGGCCGATCCAGTAGGCGGTCTCGGCGGTCAGGGTCTTGGGGACCACGCCACGGATGTCATAGGCGCGGAAAATGCTGTCGGGAACCGTCGGGGCGACTCGGGCTGCGTTGCTCATTGCGGGGGGGAACTCCATCGATAAGGGGCGGGGCTGGCCTCAGGGGTACTGACCGGCAGGCTCAAACTGAAGGGTAAGACGGCGTTTTTGGCATAGAGTTCGTGGTGCAAAAGTGCCATCGGCGCCGAAGCACCGCCCTTTCGCCCGCTTAATGCCCTGATTTCACTGGGGAAATCTTGCTGATAAGTTCCGCGCATTCTTCATCCTGAAAGGCCATGCGTTGGCGTCAGGCCGGGTGAGGCACCCGGCTTGTCCGGCTAAGTCATTTCAGCTTAGTCAGTGGCTGCCGGAATGTCCGAAGCCACCTGCACCGCGCTGGGTTTCGTCGAACTCTTCGACCAGCTCGAAGTGCGCCTGCACCACCGGCACAAGCACGAGCTGGGCAATGCGCTCGCCGACGGCAATGTTGAACGCGGTCTGGCCACGGTTCCAGCAGGACACCATCAACTCGCCCTGGTAGTCCGAGTCGATCAGGCCCACCAGGTTGCCGAGGACGATCCCGTGTTTGTGGCCCAGGCCGGAGCGCGGCAGGATCAGCGCCGCCAGGCCAGGGTCGCCCACGTAGATCGACAGGCCGGTCGGAATCAGAATGGTCTGGCCCGGCTCAAGCACGGTGTCCTGCTTGAGCATGGCGCGCAGGTCGAGGCCGGCGGAGCCTGGAGTGGCGTAGGCCGGCAGCGGGAATTCGTTGCCGATGCGTGGGTCGAGGATCTTGGCTTGCAAAGCGTGCATGGAAATTAAACCTGGTTCAGCCGTAGGGCGATAAAAGAGATCAGTTGGCGGGCAATCTTGCCCTTGCTGGTCTGGGCGAAAACGGTAGCGTGCAACTCGCGGTCGATCACGCTGATGGCATTTTCCTCGCTGTTGAAGCCGATGCTCGGGTTGGCGACATCGTTGGCGACAATCAGGTCGAGATTCTTGTCTTTCAATTTGCGTGCGGCATAGTCCAGCAAATGCTCGGTTTCGGCAGCGAAGCCGACGCTGAACGGGCGGTCTTCACGGGTGGCGATGGTCGCCAGAATGTCCGGGTTACGGACCATTTGCAGGAGCAGGCCGTCGCCGCTTGTAGGGTCTTTCTTGAGTTTCTGCGGTGCAACCACTTCCGGGCGGTAGTCCGCTACCGCAGCCGACGCGATAAACAGATCGCAGGGAATCGCCGCTTCACAGGCCGCCAGCATGTCGCGGGCGCTGACTACGTCGATTCGGGTGACACGATCCGGAGTCGGCAGATGCACCGGGCCGGTGATCAAGGTTACCCGGGCGCCTGCCTCGACCGCCGCTTCAGCCAGGGCAAAGCCCATTTTTCCTGAGCTATGGTTGGTGAT from Pseudomonas yamanorum harbors:
- the dut gene encoding dUTP diphosphatase codes for the protein MHALQAKILDPRIGNEFPLPAYATPGSAGLDLRAMLKQDTVLEPGQTILIPTGLSIYVGDPGLAALILPRSGLGHKHGIVLGNLVGLIDSDYQGELMVSCWNRGQTAFNIAVGERIAQLVLVPVVQAHFELVEEFDETQRGAGGFGHSGSH